Proteins encoded by one window of uncultured Bacteroides sp.:
- a CDS encoding cation diffusion facilitator family transporter — MENEKKKVALLSVFAAIFLTGFKMIIGILTGSLGILSEALHSTLDLVAAVITYFSVSISDKPADREHNYGHGKIENFSALIETLLLIITSVWIVYEAIHRLLTGNTHIEVNMWSYVVVISAIIIDAKRSRALYKVAKKHNSQALEADALHFSTDIWSSAVVLFGLICANFGYYFADSVAALFVAVLVVSVSFKLGKKAIEVLLDTAPQDKVNMVEQKLLSIPEVKSFHGLKIRSAGADTFIKVNVHLDSELSLMKVHEICDKIEKEINNLINRSEVYIHAEPEHETHINSEKVEDKY, encoded by the coding sequence ATGGAAAATGAAAAGAAAAAGGTAGCCCTACTTTCTGTATTTGCAGCTATATTTTTAACTGGTTTTAAAATGATTATTGGTATTCTTACCGGTAGCTTGGGCATCCTTTCTGAAGCATTGCATTCTACACTAGATCTTGTTGCTGCTGTTATTACTTATTTTTCTGTTAGCATTTCTGATAAACCTGCTGATAGAGAACATAACTATGGACACGGTAAAATAGAGAATTTCTCTGCTCTGATTGAAACATTGTTGCTTATCATTACAAGTGTCTGGATAGTTTATGAAGCAATACACCGCTTGCTAACTGGAAATACTCATATAGAGGTTAATATGTGGAGTTATGTTGTAGTTATCTCCGCCATTATCATTGATGCAAAACGTTCGAGAGCATTATATAAAGTTGCAAAAAAGCATAATAGTCAGGCTTTAGAAGCTGATGCCCTTCATTTCTCTACAGATATATGGAGCTCAGCAGTAGTACTATTTGGATTGATATGTGCAAATTTTGGTTACTACTTTGCTGACTCAGTAGCTGCTTTGTTTGTTGCTGTTCTTGTTGTGTCAGTATCTTTTAAATTAGGGAAAAAGGCTATTGAAGTATTGTTGGATACAGCTCCACAAGATAAAGTTAATATGGTAGAACAAAAACTACTATCTATACCTGAAGTAAAATCTTTTCATGGACTTAAGATCCGCTCTGCGGGTGCGGATACCTTTATCAAGGTGAATGTTCATTTAGATTCTGAATTATCATTGATGAAAGTTCATGAGATCTGCGATAAAATTGAAAAGGAAATAAATAATTTAATTAATAGAAGCGAGGTTTATATTCATGCAGAACCAGAACATGAAACTCATATTAATTCTGAAAAAGTAGAAGATAAATACTAG